The following coding sequences are from one Musa acuminata AAA Group cultivar baxijiao chromosome BXJ2-4, Cavendish_Baxijiao_AAA, whole genome shotgun sequence window:
- the LOC135610919 gene encoding pre-mRNA-splicing factor ATP-dependent RNA helicase DEAH1-like isoform X4, translating to MMKTTWVGYLGSISTILVSEEERRRDQEERAQLEKNIRERDAAGTRKLTEPKLTKEEEEDQIRRFKALEDDDTSELRKVSRQVYLQKRRDQKLVELRDEIIDHDYIFEGVKLTEAEERELRYKKKIYELASEHLEDVDNINEYRMPEAYDQEGGVNQERRFAAAMLRYRDAGAGEKMDPFAEQEEWENYQSGKANLKYGSKDKKQASADYQYVFEDGVDFIKESIMDGVNYKDEMPSEDPDDSIAKTALHKLQEERKTLPIYPYREQLLQAVQDHQVLVIVGETGSGKTTQIPQYLHEAGYTKRGQVGCTQPRRVAAMSVAARVSQEMGVKLGHEVGYSIRFEDCTSEKTIMKYMTDGMLLREFLSEPDLASYSVIMVDEAHERTLSTDILFGLVKDISRFRKDLKLLISSATLDAEKFSDYFDSAPIFKIPGRRYPVEIHFTTAPEADYIDAAIVTVLQIHVTQPPGDILVFLTGQEEIETIDEILKHRTRGLGTKIAELIICPIYANLPTELQAKIFEPTPEGARKVVLATNIAETSLTIDGIKYVVDPGFCKIKSFNPRTGMESLLVNPISKASAMQRAGRSGRTGPGKCFRLYTAYNFQNDLDDNAVPEIQRTNLANVVLTLKSLGINDLVNFDFMDPPPSEALLKALEQLYALNALNSRGELTKTGRRMAEFPLDPMLSKMIVASEKYKCSEEVISISSMLSVGNSIFYRPKDKQVHADNARMNFHTGNVGDHIALLNVYNSWKETNYSTQWCYENYIQVRSMKRARDIRDQLEGLLERVEIEPTSNLSDLDAVKKAITSGFFHHSAKLQKTGAYKTVKNPQTVYIHPSSGLAEVLPRWVIYHELVLTTKEYMRQVIELKPEWLIEIAPHFYQMKDVEDAAATKKLPRGKGRAAD from the exons ATGATGAAAACTACTTGGGTTGGATACTTAGGATCGATCAGTACCATTTTGGTG TCAGAAGAAGAGAGAAGACGTGATCAAGAAGAAAGAGCACAATTGGAGAAGAATATCAGAGAAAGAGATGCAGCGGGGACTCGGAAG CTGACAGAGCCAAAGTTAACCAAGGAGGAGGAAG AGGATCAGATTCGGAGGTTCAAGGCTCTGGAGGATGATGATACTTCAGAATTAAG GAAAGTTTCAAGGCAGGTATATTTGCAGAAAAGAAGGGACCAGAAGCTTGTGGAACTACG GGATGAAATTATTGaccatgattatatttttgaggGTGTAAAGTTGACTGAAGCAGAAGAACGTGAACTCAG GtacaaaaagaaaatttatgaACTTGCATCAGAGCACTTAGAGGATGTGGATAACATCAATGAG TATAGAATGCCTGAGGCATATGACCAAGAAGGTGGTGTAAATCAAGAGAGAAGATTTGCGGCAGCTATGCTGCGATACAG GGATGCTGGTGCTGGAGAAAAGATGGACCCCTTTGCTGAACAGGAAGAATGGGAAAACTATCAAAGTG GGAAGGCAAATTTAAAGTATGGTTCGAAGGACAAAAAGCAAGCTTCAGCTGACTATCa GTATGTCTTTGAAGATGGTGTTGACTTCATCAAGGAGTCCATTATGGATGGTGTCAAT TATAAAGATGAGATGCCTTCTGAGGATCCTGATGATTCAATTGCAAAAACTGCGTTGCATAAACTTCAA GAAGAGAGAAAGACTTTGCCAATCTATCCATACCGGGAACAACTGCTTCAGGCAGTTCAAGATCATCAG GTTCTTGTCATTGTTGGAGAAACAGGTTCTGGTAAAACGACTCAAATACCCCAATATTTACATGAGGCTGGATATACAAAACGGGGACAG GTTGGTTGCACTCAGCCACGCCGTGTTGCAGCCATGAGTGTGGCTGCAAGGGTTTCCCAGGAGATGGGAGTCAAACTTGGTCATGAG GTTGGTTATTCTATTCGTTTTGAAGATTGCACATCAGAGAaaactataatgaaatatatgACTGACGGGATGTTGCTTCGGGAATTTCTTAGTGAACCTGACTTAGCTAGTTACAG TGTTATCATGGTGGACGAGGCGCATGAGAGAACATTGTCAACAGACATTTTGTTTGGTTTGGTAAAG GATATATCTCGCTTCCGGAAAGATCTTAAGTTGCTTATATCAAGTGCAACACTTGATGCTGAGAAGTTCAGTGATTATTTTGACTCGGCCCCAATTTTCAAAATACCTGGGAGGCGATATCCTGTTGAGATTCACTTCACAACAGCACCAGAAGCAGACTATATTGATGCTGCCATTGTCACAGTTCTTCAGATACATGTGACACAACCACCTGGAGATATTCTTGTATTTCTCACAGGCCAGGAGGAAATCGAAACAATTGATGAGATTCTTAAGCATAGGACAAGGGGTTTGGGTACAAAGATAGCAGAACTAATAATATGCCCAATCTATGCGAATCTTCCAACTGAGCTTCAAGCAAAAATATTTGAACCTACTCCAGAAGGTGCTCGTAAGGTTGTGTTGGCTACTAATATAGCAGAAACATCACTCACAATTGATGGGATAAAGTACGTTGTTGATCCAGGCTTTTGTAAGATAAAGTCCTTTAATCCACGAACTGGTATGGAATCATTGTTAGTGAATCCAATCTCAAAAGCATCAGCAATGCAAAGGGCTGGGCGGTCTGGACGTACTGGGCCTGGAAAGTGTTTTCGTCTTTATACTGCATATAATTTTCagaatgatcttgatgataaTGCTGTACCAGAAATACAGAGAACCAACCTTGCAAATGTCGTCCTTACACTGAAAAGTCTGGGTATCAATGACTTGGTTAATTTTGATTTTATGGATCCTCCCCCCTCAGAGGCATTACTAAAGGCTCTTGAACAACTTTATGCTCTTAATGCATTAAACAGCCGTGGTGAATTGACCAAGACTGGAAGAAGGATGGCAGAGTTTCCACTAGACCCTATGCTCTCCAAAATGATAGTGGCTTCAGAAAAATACAAGTGCTCCGAGGAGGTTATATCCATCTCCTCAATGTTGTCTGTTGGTAATTCAATTTTCTATCGTCCAAAAGATAAACAAGTGCATGCAGATAATGCGAGGATGAATTTTCACACTGGGAATGTTGGGGATCACATTGCTTTGCTAAAT GTGTACAATTCGTGGAAGGAAACTAACTACTCTACTCAGTGGTGCTATGAAAATTATATTCAG GTTCGCAGCATGAAACGGGCAAGAGATATCAGAGATCAGTTGGAGGGCCTCTTGGAAAGGGTTGAGATAGAGCCAACTTCAAATTTGAGCGACCTGGATGCAGTAAAAAAGGCAATTACATCAG GTTTTTTCCATCATTCAGCAAAGCTGCAAAAAACTGGGGCTTACAAAACTGTGAAAAATCCTCAAACAGTGTACATTCATCCGAGTTCTGGTCTAGCTGAG GTGCTACCACGGTGGGTCATATACCATGAACTTGTCCTTACCACAAAAGAATACATGAGACAG GTTATAGAATTGAAACCAGAGTGGCTGATTGAAATAGCACCTCATTTTTACCAAATGAAGGATGTTGAGGATG CAGCTGCCACAAAGAAATTGCCTCGAGGGAAAGGAAGGGCTGCGGACTAA
- the LOC135610919 gene encoding pre-mRNA-splicing factor ATP-dependent RNA helicase DEAH1-like isoform X1, with protein sequence MADESYLRTWVSDKLMSLMGYSKGVVVQYVIRLSKESPSPADLMCKLVEFGFSSSTETRSFAEEIYAKVPHKKTGPSNYQKAEKEATQFAKKQRSYKLLDADDEDIDSHAPANHVDSQMEKVGSHRKRFRKKSQTDDAEDDEVIRQEGNDRQVRSRTSKVDEDDDEVESEEERRRDQEERAQLEKNIRERDAAGTRKLTEPKLTKEEEEDQIRRFKALEDDDTSELRKVSRQVYLQKRRDQKLVELRDEIIDHDYIFEGVKLTEAEERELRYKKKIYELASEHLEDVDNINEYRMPEAYDQEGGVNQERRFAAAMLRYRDAGAGEKMDPFAEQEEWENYQSGKANLKYGSKDKKQASADYQYVFEDGVDFIKESIMDGVNYKDEMPSEDPDDSIAKTALHKLQEERKTLPIYPYREQLLQAVQDHQVLVIVGETGSGKTTQIPQYLHEAGYTKRGQVGCTQPRRVAAMSVAARVSQEMGVKLGHEVGYSIRFEDCTSEKTIMKYMTDGMLLREFLSEPDLASYSVIMVDEAHERTLSTDILFGLVKDISRFRKDLKLLISSATLDAEKFSDYFDSAPIFKIPGRRYPVEIHFTTAPEADYIDAAIVTVLQIHVTQPPGDILVFLTGQEEIETIDEILKHRTRGLGTKIAELIICPIYANLPTELQAKIFEPTPEGARKVVLATNIAETSLTIDGIKYVVDPGFCKIKSFNPRTGMESLLVNPISKASAMQRAGRSGRTGPGKCFRLYTAYNFQNDLDDNAVPEIQRTNLANVVLTLKSLGINDLVNFDFMDPPPSEALLKALEQLYALNALNSRGELTKTGRRMAEFPLDPMLSKMIVASEKYKCSEEVISISSMLSVGNSIFYRPKDKQVHADNARMNFHTGNVGDHIALLNVYNSWKETNYSTQWCYENYIQVRSMKRARDIRDQLEGLLERVEIEPTSNLSDLDAVKKAITSGFFHHSAKLQKTGAYKTVKNPQTVYIHPSSGLAEVLPRWVIYHELVLTTKEYMRQVIELKPEWLIEIAPHFYQMKDVEDAAATKKLPRGKGRAAD encoded by the exons ATGGCGGATGAAAGCTACTTGAGGACATGGGTCTCAGATAAGCTTATGTCTTTGATGGGTTACTCCAAGGGTGTAGTTGTTCAGTATGTCATTAGATTAT CTAAAGAGTCACCCTCGCCTGCTGATCTTATGTGTAAACTCGTAGAGTTTGGGTTTTCTTCGTCAACAGAAACTCGCTCCTTTGCTGAAGAGATATATGCAAAAGTTCCACATAAGAAGACTGGTCCTAGT AATTATCAGAAAGCTGAAAAGGAAGCAACTCAATTTGCAAAAAAACAGAGGAGCTACAAACTTCTGGATGCTGATGATGAGGACATAGACAGCCATGCACCAGCCAATCATGTAGATTCTCAGATGGAGAAAGTGGGTTCTCATCGAAAGCGCTTTAGAAAGAAGAGCCAGACCGATGATGCTGAAGATGATGAG GTTATTAGACAAGAAGGGAATGACCGACAGGTTCGAAGTCGTACATCAAAGgtagatgaagatgatgatgaggtTGAG TCAGAAGAAGAGAGAAGACGTGATCAAGAAGAAAGAGCACAATTGGAGAAGAATATCAGAGAAAGAGATGCAGCGGGGACTCGGAAG CTGACAGAGCCAAAGTTAACCAAGGAGGAGGAAG AGGATCAGATTCGGAGGTTCAAGGCTCTGGAGGATGATGATACTTCAGAATTAAG GAAAGTTTCAAGGCAGGTATATTTGCAGAAAAGAAGGGACCAGAAGCTTGTGGAACTACG GGATGAAATTATTGaccatgattatatttttgaggGTGTAAAGTTGACTGAAGCAGAAGAACGTGAACTCAG GtacaaaaagaaaatttatgaACTTGCATCAGAGCACTTAGAGGATGTGGATAACATCAATGAG TATAGAATGCCTGAGGCATATGACCAAGAAGGTGGTGTAAATCAAGAGAGAAGATTTGCGGCAGCTATGCTGCGATACAG GGATGCTGGTGCTGGAGAAAAGATGGACCCCTTTGCTGAACAGGAAGAATGGGAAAACTATCAAAGTG GGAAGGCAAATTTAAAGTATGGTTCGAAGGACAAAAAGCAAGCTTCAGCTGACTATCa GTATGTCTTTGAAGATGGTGTTGACTTCATCAAGGAGTCCATTATGGATGGTGTCAAT TATAAAGATGAGATGCCTTCTGAGGATCCTGATGATTCAATTGCAAAAACTGCGTTGCATAAACTTCAA GAAGAGAGAAAGACTTTGCCAATCTATCCATACCGGGAACAACTGCTTCAGGCAGTTCAAGATCATCAG GTTCTTGTCATTGTTGGAGAAACAGGTTCTGGTAAAACGACTCAAATACCCCAATATTTACATGAGGCTGGATATACAAAACGGGGACAG GTTGGTTGCACTCAGCCACGCCGTGTTGCAGCCATGAGTGTGGCTGCAAGGGTTTCCCAGGAGATGGGAGTCAAACTTGGTCATGAG GTTGGTTATTCTATTCGTTTTGAAGATTGCACATCAGAGAaaactataatgaaatatatgACTGACGGGATGTTGCTTCGGGAATTTCTTAGTGAACCTGACTTAGCTAGTTACAG TGTTATCATGGTGGACGAGGCGCATGAGAGAACATTGTCAACAGACATTTTGTTTGGTTTGGTAAAG GATATATCTCGCTTCCGGAAAGATCTTAAGTTGCTTATATCAAGTGCAACACTTGATGCTGAGAAGTTCAGTGATTATTTTGACTCGGCCCCAATTTTCAAAATACCTGGGAGGCGATATCCTGTTGAGATTCACTTCACAACAGCACCAGAAGCAGACTATATTGATGCTGCCATTGTCACAGTTCTTCAGATACATGTGACACAACCACCTGGAGATATTCTTGTATTTCTCACAGGCCAGGAGGAAATCGAAACAATTGATGAGATTCTTAAGCATAGGACAAGGGGTTTGGGTACAAAGATAGCAGAACTAATAATATGCCCAATCTATGCGAATCTTCCAACTGAGCTTCAAGCAAAAATATTTGAACCTACTCCAGAAGGTGCTCGTAAGGTTGTGTTGGCTACTAATATAGCAGAAACATCACTCACAATTGATGGGATAAAGTACGTTGTTGATCCAGGCTTTTGTAAGATAAAGTCCTTTAATCCACGAACTGGTATGGAATCATTGTTAGTGAATCCAATCTCAAAAGCATCAGCAATGCAAAGGGCTGGGCGGTCTGGACGTACTGGGCCTGGAAAGTGTTTTCGTCTTTATACTGCATATAATTTTCagaatgatcttgatgataaTGCTGTACCAGAAATACAGAGAACCAACCTTGCAAATGTCGTCCTTACACTGAAAAGTCTGGGTATCAATGACTTGGTTAATTTTGATTTTATGGATCCTCCCCCCTCAGAGGCATTACTAAAGGCTCTTGAACAACTTTATGCTCTTAATGCATTAAACAGCCGTGGTGAATTGACCAAGACTGGAAGAAGGATGGCAGAGTTTCCACTAGACCCTATGCTCTCCAAAATGATAGTGGCTTCAGAAAAATACAAGTGCTCCGAGGAGGTTATATCCATCTCCTCAATGTTGTCTGTTGGTAATTCAATTTTCTATCGTCCAAAAGATAAACAAGTGCATGCAGATAATGCGAGGATGAATTTTCACACTGGGAATGTTGGGGATCACATTGCTTTGCTAAAT GTGTACAATTCGTGGAAGGAAACTAACTACTCTACTCAGTGGTGCTATGAAAATTATATTCAG GTTCGCAGCATGAAACGGGCAAGAGATATCAGAGATCAGTTGGAGGGCCTCTTGGAAAGGGTTGAGATAGAGCCAACTTCAAATTTGAGCGACCTGGATGCAGTAAAAAAGGCAATTACATCAG GTTTTTTCCATCATTCAGCAAAGCTGCAAAAAACTGGGGCTTACAAAACTGTGAAAAATCCTCAAACAGTGTACATTCATCCGAGTTCTGGTCTAGCTGAG GTGCTACCACGGTGGGTCATATACCATGAACTTGTCCTTACCACAAAAGAATACATGAGACAG GTTATAGAATTGAAACCAGAGTGGCTGATTGAAATAGCACCTCATTTTTACCAAATGAAGGATGTTGAGGATG CAGCTGCCACAAAGAAATTGCCTCGAGGGAAAGGAAGGGCTGCGGACTAA
- the LOC135610919 gene encoding pre-mRNA-splicing factor ATP-dependent RNA helicase DEAH1-like isoform X3, which yields MADESYLRTWVSDKLMSLMGYSKGVVVQYVIRLSKESPSPADLMCKLVEFGFSSSTETRSFAEEIYAKVPHKKTGPSNYQKAEKEATQFAKKQRSYKLLDADDEDIDSHAPANHVDSQMEKVGSHRKRFRKKSQTDDAEDDEVIRQEGNDRQVRSRTSKVDEDDDEVESEEERRRDQEERAQLEKNIRERDAAGTRKLTEPKLTKEEEEDQIRRFKALEDDDTSELRKVSRQVYLQKRRDQKLVELRDEIIDHDYIFEGVKLTEAEERELRYKKKIYELASEHLEDVDNINEYRMPEAYDQEGGVNQERRFAAAMLRYRDAGAGEKMDPFAEQEEWENYQSGKANLKYGSKDKKQASADYQYVFEDGVDFIKESIMDGVNYKDEMPSEDPDDSIAKTALHKLQEERKTLPIYPYREQLLQAVQDHQVLVIVGETGSGKTTQIPQYLHEAGYTKRGQVGCTQPRRVAAMSVAARVSQEMGVKLGHEVGYSIRFEDCTSEKTIMKYMTDGMLLREFLSEPDLASYSVIMVDEAHERTLSTDILFGLVKDISRFRKDLKLLISSATLDAEKFSDYFDSAPIFKIPGRRYPVEIHFTTAPEADYIDAAIVTVLQIHVTQPPGDILVFLTGQEEIETIDEILKHRTRGLGTKIAELIICPIYANLPTELQAKIFEPTPEGARKVVLATNIAETSLTIDGIKYVVDPGFCKIKSFNPRTGMESLLVNPISKASAMQRAGRSGRTGPGKCFRLYTAYNFQNDLDDNAVPEIQRTNLANVVLTLKSLGINDLVNFDFMDPPPSEALLKALEQLYALNALNSRGELTKTGRRMAEFPLDPMLSKMIVASEKYKCSEEVYNSWKETNYSTQWCYENYIQVRSMKRARDIRDQLEGLLERVEIEPTSNLSDLDAVKKAITSGFFHHSAKLQKTGAYKTVKNPQTVYIHPSSGLAEVLPRWVIYHELVLTTKEYMRQVIELKPEWLIEIAPHFYQMKDVEDAAATKKLPRGKGRAAD from the exons ATGGCGGATGAAAGCTACTTGAGGACATGGGTCTCAGATAAGCTTATGTCTTTGATGGGTTACTCCAAGGGTGTAGTTGTTCAGTATGTCATTAGATTAT CTAAAGAGTCACCCTCGCCTGCTGATCTTATGTGTAAACTCGTAGAGTTTGGGTTTTCTTCGTCAACAGAAACTCGCTCCTTTGCTGAAGAGATATATGCAAAAGTTCCACATAAGAAGACTGGTCCTAGT AATTATCAGAAAGCTGAAAAGGAAGCAACTCAATTTGCAAAAAAACAGAGGAGCTACAAACTTCTGGATGCTGATGATGAGGACATAGACAGCCATGCACCAGCCAATCATGTAGATTCTCAGATGGAGAAAGTGGGTTCTCATCGAAAGCGCTTTAGAAAGAAGAGCCAGACCGATGATGCTGAAGATGATGAG GTTATTAGACAAGAAGGGAATGACCGACAGGTTCGAAGTCGTACATCAAAGgtagatgaagatgatgatgaggtTGAG TCAGAAGAAGAGAGAAGACGTGATCAAGAAGAAAGAGCACAATTGGAGAAGAATATCAGAGAAAGAGATGCAGCGGGGACTCGGAAG CTGACAGAGCCAAAGTTAACCAAGGAGGAGGAAG AGGATCAGATTCGGAGGTTCAAGGCTCTGGAGGATGATGATACTTCAGAATTAAG GAAAGTTTCAAGGCAGGTATATTTGCAGAAAAGAAGGGACCAGAAGCTTGTGGAACTACG GGATGAAATTATTGaccatgattatatttttgaggGTGTAAAGTTGACTGAAGCAGAAGAACGTGAACTCAG GtacaaaaagaaaatttatgaACTTGCATCAGAGCACTTAGAGGATGTGGATAACATCAATGAG TATAGAATGCCTGAGGCATATGACCAAGAAGGTGGTGTAAATCAAGAGAGAAGATTTGCGGCAGCTATGCTGCGATACAG GGATGCTGGTGCTGGAGAAAAGATGGACCCCTTTGCTGAACAGGAAGAATGGGAAAACTATCAAAGTG GGAAGGCAAATTTAAAGTATGGTTCGAAGGACAAAAAGCAAGCTTCAGCTGACTATCa GTATGTCTTTGAAGATGGTGTTGACTTCATCAAGGAGTCCATTATGGATGGTGTCAAT TATAAAGATGAGATGCCTTCTGAGGATCCTGATGATTCAATTGCAAAAACTGCGTTGCATAAACTTCAA GAAGAGAGAAAGACTTTGCCAATCTATCCATACCGGGAACAACTGCTTCAGGCAGTTCAAGATCATCAG GTTCTTGTCATTGTTGGAGAAACAGGTTCTGGTAAAACGACTCAAATACCCCAATATTTACATGAGGCTGGATATACAAAACGGGGACAG GTTGGTTGCACTCAGCCACGCCGTGTTGCAGCCATGAGTGTGGCTGCAAGGGTTTCCCAGGAGATGGGAGTCAAACTTGGTCATGAG GTTGGTTATTCTATTCGTTTTGAAGATTGCACATCAGAGAaaactataatgaaatatatgACTGACGGGATGTTGCTTCGGGAATTTCTTAGTGAACCTGACTTAGCTAGTTACAG TGTTATCATGGTGGACGAGGCGCATGAGAGAACATTGTCAACAGACATTTTGTTTGGTTTGGTAAAG GATATATCTCGCTTCCGGAAAGATCTTAAGTTGCTTATATCAAGTGCAACACTTGATGCTGAGAAGTTCAGTGATTATTTTGACTCGGCCCCAATTTTCAAAATACCTGGGAGGCGATATCCTGTTGAGATTCACTTCACAACAGCACCAGAAGCAGACTATATTGATGCTGCCATTGTCACAGTTCTTCAGATACATGTGACACAACCACCTGGAGATATTCTTGTATTTCTCACAGGCCAGGAGGAAATCGAAACAATTGATGAGATTCTTAAGCATAGGACAAGGGGTTTGGGTACAAAGATAGCAGAACTAATAATATGCCCAATCTATGCGAATCTTCCAACTGAGCTTCAAGCAAAAATATTTGAACCTACTCCAGAAGGTGCTCGTAAGGTTGTGTTGGCTACTAATATAGCAGAAACATCACTCACAATTGATGGGATAAAGTACGTTGTTGATCCAGGCTTTTGTAAGATAAAGTCCTTTAATCCACGAACTGGTATGGAATCATTGTTAGTGAATCCAATCTCAAAAGCATCAGCAATGCAAAGGGCTGGGCGGTCTGGACGTACTGGGCCTGGAAAGTGTTTTCGTCTTTATACTGCATATAATTTTCagaatgatcttgatgataaTGCTGTACCAGAAATACAGAGAACCAACCTTGCAAATGTCGTCCTTACACTGAAAAGTCTGGGTATCAATGACTTGGTTAATTTTGATTTTATGGATCCTCCCCCCTCAGAGGCATTACTAAAGGCTCTTGAACAACTTTATGCTCTTAATGCATTAAACAGCCGTGGTGAATTGACCAAGACTGGAAGAAGGATGGCAGAGTTTCCACTAGACCCTATGCTCTCCAAAATGATAGTGGCTTCAGAAAAATACAAGTGCTCCGAGGAG GTGTACAATTCGTGGAAGGAAACTAACTACTCTACTCAGTGGTGCTATGAAAATTATATTCAG GTTCGCAGCATGAAACGGGCAAGAGATATCAGAGATCAGTTGGAGGGCCTCTTGGAAAGGGTTGAGATAGAGCCAACTTCAAATTTGAGCGACCTGGATGCAGTAAAAAAGGCAATTACATCAG GTTTTTTCCATCATTCAGCAAAGCTGCAAAAAACTGGGGCTTACAAAACTGTGAAAAATCCTCAAACAGTGTACATTCATCCGAGTTCTGGTCTAGCTGAG GTGCTACCACGGTGGGTCATATACCATGAACTTGTCCTTACCACAAAAGAATACATGAGACAG GTTATAGAATTGAAACCAGAGTGGCTGATTGAAATAGCACCTCATTTTTACCAAATGAAGGATGTTGAGGATG CAGCTGCCACAAAGAAATTGCCTCGAGGGAAAGGAAGGGCTGCGGACTAA